A stretch of Gymnodinialimonas phycosphaerae DNA encodes these proteins:
- the rplJ gene encoding 50S ribosomal protein L10 translates to MDRAQKEKVVEELGQIFESSGVVVVAHYQGLTVANMQDLRGRVRDAGGAVRVAKNKLAKIALDGTPASGIADLMTGMTVLAYSEDPVAAAKAADEFAKENDKYVILGGAMGENILDADGVKAVAKMPSREELIASIVGCIGAPASNIAGAIGAPASNIASILSTIEEKAA, encoded by the coding sequence GTGGATAGAGCCCAGAAAGAGAAAGTGGTCGAGGAACTCGGCCAGATCTTTGAAAGCTCTGGCGTCGTGGTAGTTGCACACTACCAGGGCCTCACGGTTGCTAACATGCAAGATCTGCGCGGTCGCGTTCGCGACGCAGGCGGGGCCGTGCGTGTTGCCAAGAACAAGCTCGCCAAGATTGCCCTTGATGGAACGCCTGCCTCTGGCATCGCGGACCTGATGACGGGCATGACTGTTCTTGCCTATTCGGAAGACCCGGTCGCGGCTGCGAAAGCTGCGGACGAGTTTGCCAAAGAGAATGACAAATACGTCATCCTTGGCGGTGCGATGGGCGAAAACATCCTGGATGCCGATGGTGTTAAAGCCGTTGCGAAGATGCCTTCCCGCGAGGAGCTTATTGCTTCGATCGTTGGTTGCATCGGCGCACCTGCCTCCAACATCGCCGGTGCCATTGGCGCGCCTGCCTCGAATATCGCTTCCATCCTTTCGACTATCGAAGAGAAGGCGGCGTAA
- the rplK gene encoding 50S ribosomal protein L11, producing MAKKLVGSMKLQIPAGQANPSPPVGPALGQRGINIMEFCKAFNAKTQEMEQGAPCPTVIQYYQDKSFTMDIKTPPASYYLKKAAGLKNVGKRNRPRGAELPGRETIATITPKQLREIAEAKMVDLSANDVEAAMKIILGSAKSMGIEVKG from the coding sequence ATGGCCAAGAAACTCGTCGGCTCGATGAAGCTGCAGATCCCTGCAGGTCAAGCGAACCCAAGCCCCCCCGTGGGCCCTGCGCTGGGTCAGCGCGGCATCAACATCATGGAATTCTGCAAGGCGTTCAACGCCAAGACGCAGGAGATGGAGCAGGGCGCGCCGTGCCCGACCGTCATCCAGTACTACCAGGACAAGTCCTTCACGATGGACATCAAGACGCCGCCCGCGTCTTACTACCTGAAAAAAGCCGCTGGCCTGAAGAACGTCGGCAAGCGTAACCGCCCCCGTGGCGCAGAGCTTCCCGGTCGTGAGACCATTGCCACGATCACGCCCAAGCAACTGCGCGAGATCGCAGAAGCGAAGATGGTCGATCTGTCCGCAAACGACGTGGAAGCAGCAATGAAGATCATCCTTGGTTCCGCCAAGTCGATGGGCATCGAGGTGAAAGGCTAA
- the rpoB gene encoding DNA-directed RNA polymerase subunit beta → MPQTYAGQKRIRKFYGKIREVLEMPNLIEVQKSSYDLFLKSGDQLEPMDGEGIKGVFQSVFPIKDFNETAILEFVKYELETPKFDVEECQQRDLTYAAPLKVTLRLIVFDIDEDTGAKSVKDIKEQDVFMGDMPLMTPNGTFVVNGTERVIVSQMHRSPGVFFDHDKGKTHSSGKLLFACRIIPYRGSWLDFEFDAKDIVFSRIDRRRKLPVTTLLYALGLDQEGIMDAYYDTVTYTMVKDKGWSTKFFPERVRGTRPTTDLVDAATGEVIAEAGKKVTPRAVKKWIDEGSIENLLVPFDGIIGRFAAKDIINEETGAIYVEAGDELTWEIGKDGEVSGGTLKELIDAGITDIPTLDIDNVNVGPYMRNTLAVDKNLNRESALMDIYRVMRPGEPPTVEAASNLFDQLFFDSERYDLSAVGRVKMNMRLDLDAEDTMRTLRKEDIISCIKALVELRDGRGDIDDIDHLGNRRVRSVGELMENQYRVGLLRMERAIKERMSSVEIDTVMPQDLINAKPAAAAVREFFGSSQLSQFMDQTNPLSEVTHKRRLSALGPGGLTRERAGFEVRDVHPTHYGRMCPIETPEGPNIGLINSLATYARVNKYGFIETPYRRVNDAVVSDDVVYMSATEEMRHTVAQANANLDENGRFVNDMVNTRMSGEYTLNPREAIDLIDVSPKQLVSVAASLIPFLENDDANRALMGSNMQRQAVPLLQADAPFVGTGIEAVVAKDSGAAIMAKRGGVIDQVDAQRIVIRATEDLELGDAGVDIYRLRKFQRSNQNTCINQRPLVKVGDKIGKGEVIADGPSTDIGELALGKNVIVAFMPWNGYNYEDSILISERISRDDVFTSIHIEEFEVAARDTKLGPEEITRDIPNVGEEALRNLDEAGIVYIGAEVEPGDILVGKITPKGESPMTPEEKLLRAIFGEKASDVRDTSLRVKPGDYGTIVEVRVFNRHGVEKDERALQIEREEVERLARDRDDELVILERNIYARLRGMIEGKTAVKGPKGVKPNTVIDADLLDGQLSRGQWWQLALEDEQDAAHIEALNQQFDTQKRALDHRFEDKVEKVRRGDDLPPGVMKMVKVFIAVKRKLQPGDKMAGRHGNKGVISKVVPMEDMPFLADGTPVDFVLNPLGVPSRMNVGQILETHMGWAARGMGLKIDEALDEYRRSGDMTPVRDALKIAYGDDVYEDAFASRDEESLLEAAGNVTKGVPIATPVFDGAKEADVNDALIRAGFSTSGQSELFDGRTGEKFAREVTVGVKYLLKLHHLVDDKIHARSTGPYSLVTQQPLGGKAQFGGQRFGEMEVWALEAYGAAYTLQEMLTVKSDDVAGRTKVYESIVKGEDNFEAGVPESFNVLVKEVRGLGLNMELLDAEDEEGGIAAE, encoded by the coding sequence ATGCCGCAAACTTACGCAGGCCAGAAACGTATCCGCAAATTCTATGGCAAAATCCGCGAAGTGCTGGAGATGCCGAACCTGATCGAGGTGCAGAAGTCATCCTATGACCTGTTCCTGAAATCAGGCGATCAGTTGGAGCCGATGGACGGCGAAGGCATCAAGGGTGTCTTCCAGTCGGTTTTCCCGATCAAGGATTTCAACGAAACCGCGATCCTCGAATTCGTCAAATACGAGCTTGAGACGCCGAAGTTCGATGTTGAGGAGTGCCAGCAGCGCGACCTCACCTATGCCGCGCCCTTGAAGGTAACGCTGCGGCTGATCGTGTTCGATATCGATGAGGATACAGGCGCCAAGTCGGTCAAGGACATCAAGGAACAGGACGTGTTCATGGGCGACATGCCCCTGATGACGCCCAACGGTACGTTCGTCGTGAACGGCACCGAGCGTGTGATCGTATCCCAGATGCACCGCTCTCCCGGCGTGTTCTTCGATCACGACAAGGGCAAGACCCACTCTTCGGGCAAGCTGCTGTTCGCCTGCCGCATTATCCCTTACCGCGGTTCCTGGCTGGACTTCGAGTTTGACGCGAAAGACATCGTTTTCTCGCGCATCGACCGCCGTCGCAAGCTGCCTGTGACCACCCTGCTTTATGCGCTGGGTCTGGACCAGGAAGGCATCATGGATGCCTATTACGACACCGTCACCTACACGATGGTGAAGGACAAGGGCTGGTCGACGAAGTTCTTCCCCGAGCGTGTGCGCGGCACCCGCCCGACCACGGACCTTGTGGACGCTGCCACCGGCGAAGTGATCGCCGAGGCAGGCAAGAAGGTAACGCCGCGCGCGGTCAAGAAGTGGATCGACGAGGGTTCGATCGAGAACCTCCTGGTGCCGTTCGACGGCATCATCGGGCGCTTTGCGGCCAAGGATATCATCAACGAGGAAACCGGTGCGATTTACGTCGAAGCCGGTGATGAGTTGACGTGGGAAATCGGCAAGGACGGCGAAGTCAGCGGCGGGACGCTGAAAGAGCTGATCGATGCGGGTATCACGGATATTCCAACCCTCGACATCGATAACGTCAATGTCGGCCCCTACATGCGCAACACGCTGGCCGTGGACAAGAACCTCAACCGTGAAAGCGCGTTGATGGACATCTACCGCGTGATGCGTCCGGGCGAGCCGCCCACCGTTGAAGCGGCGTCGAACCTGTTCGACCAGCTGTTCTTCGACTCTGAGCGGTATGACCTGTCCGCCGTGGGCCGGGTGAAGATGAACATGCGTCTGGATCTGGACGCGGAAGACACCATGCGCACCCTGCGCAAGGAAGACATCATCTCCTGCATCAAGGCCTTGGTGGAACTGCGCGACGGGCGCGGCGATATCGACGACATCGACCACCTGGGCAACCGCCGCGTGCGGTCTGTTGGGGAGTTGATGGAGAACCAGTACCGCGTTGGCCTGCTGCGCATGGAGCGCGCGATCAAGGAGCGTATGTCCTCGGTCGAGATCGACACGGTCATGCCGCAAGATCTGATCAACGCCAAGCCCGCTGCGGCGGCTGTGCGTGAATTCTTTGGCTCTTCGCAGTTGTCGCAGTTCATGGACCAAACGAACCCGCTGTCGGAAGTGACGCACAAGCGTCGCCTGTCCGCGCTTGGGCCTGGTGGTCTGACACGCGAACGTGCGGGCTTCGAGGTGCGCGACGTGCACCCGACCCACTATGGCCGCATGTGCCCGATTGAAACGCCGGAAGGCCCGAACATCGGCCTGATCAACTCGCTGGCCACATACGCCCGCGTGAACAAGTACGGCTTCATCGAGACGCCCTATCGCCGTGTGAACGACGCTGTGGTGTCCGACGACGTGGTCTACATGTCCGCGACCGAGGAAATGCGCCACACGGTTGCCCAGGCGAACGCGAACCTTGATGAGAACGGCCGTTTCGTCAACGACATGGTCAACACGCGGATGTCCGGCGAATACACGCTGAACCCCCGTGAGGCGATCGACCTGATCGACGTCAGCCCCAAGCAGTTGGTTTCCGTTGCTGCATCGCTGATCCCGTTCCTTGAGAACGACGACGCCAACCGCGCGCTCATGGGATCGAACATGCAACGCCAGGCTGTGCCGCTTCTTCAAGCGGACGCGCCGTTTGTGGGCACCGGGATCGAGGCCGTCGTGGCCAAGGACTCGGGCGCTGCGATCATGGCAAAGCGGGGCGGTGTCATCGACCAGGTCGATGCACAGCGGATCGTTATCCGGGCCACGGAAGATCTGGAGTTGGGCGACGCGGGCGTAGACATCTACCGCCTGCGCAAGTTCCAGCGGTCCAACCAAAACACCTGCATCAACCAGCGTCCGCTGGTGAAGGTGGGTGACAAGATCGGCAAAGGTGAGGTTATCGCTGACGGCCCCTCCACCGATATCGGTGAGTTGGCGCTGGGTAAGAACGTGATCGTCGCGTTCATGCCGTGGAACGGCTACAACTACGAGGACTCGATCCTGATCTCCGAGCGGATTTCGCGCGATGACGTCTTCACCTCGATCCACATCGAGGAATTCGAAGTCGCCGCCCGTGACACGAAGCTTGGGCCGGAAGAGATCACCCGTGACATTCCCAACGTCGGTGAGGAAGCGCTGCGCAACCTTGACGAGGCGGGCATCGTCTATATCGGTGCCGAAGTGGAGCCGGGCGATATCCTTGTGGGTAAGATCACGCCGAAGGGTGAGTCCCCGATGACGCCGGAAGAAAAGCTTCTGCGCGCCATCTTTGGTGAGAAAGCCTCGGACGTTCGTGACACGTCGCTGCGGGTGAAGCCGGGTGATTATGGCACGATCGTGGAAGTGCGCGTCTTCAACCGCCACGGTGTGGAGAAGGACGAACGTGCCCTCCAGATCGAGCGGGAAGAGGTGGAGCGCCTGGCCCGTGACCGTGACGACGAGTTGGTGATCCTGGAGCGGAACATCTACGCCCGTCTGCGCGGCATGATCGAAGGCAAGACCGCCGTCAAAGGCCCCAAGGGCGTGAAGCCCAACACGGTCATCGACGCCGATCTGCTGGACGGTCAATTGTCCCGCGGTCAGTGGTGGCAGCTTGCCCTGGAAGACGAGCAGGACGCGGCCCACATCGAAGCCCTGAACCAGCAGTTCGACACGCAGAAACGCGCGCTGGATCACCGGTTCGAGGACAAGGTGGAGAAGGTCCGTCGCGGCGACGATCTGCCCCCGGGTGTGATGAAGATGGTCAAGGTCTTCATCGCCGTGAAGCGCAAGTTGCAGCCCGGCGACAAGATGGCCGGTCGTCACGGCAACAAGGGTGTGATCTCGAAGGTGGTCCCGATGGAGGACATGCCGTTCCTTGCGGATGGCACGCCGGTTGATTTCGTGCTGAACCCGCTGGGTGTGCCGTCGCGCATGAACGTGGGTCAGATCCTAGAAACCCACATGGGTTGGGCCGCACGCGGCATGGGCCTGAAGATTGACGAGGCACTGGACGAATATCGCCGCTCTGGCGACATGACCCCGGTGCGCGATGCCCTGAAAATCGCCTATGGTGACGACGTCTATGAGGACGCCTTCGCTTCGCGCGATGAGGAAAGCCTTCTTGAGGCTGCGGGCAACGTGACCAAAGGTGTTCCGATTGCAACGCCCGTCTTTGACGGCGCGAAGGAAGCGGATGTGAACGATGCGCTGATCCGCGCGGGCTTCTCCACCAGCGGTCAGTCGGAGTTGTTTGATGGCCGCACCGGCGAGAAGTTCGCCCGGGAGGTCACAGTCGGTGTCAAATACCTGCTGAAACTACACCACCTGGTCGACGACAAGATCCACGCCCGGTCCACGGGTCCGTACAGCCTCGTTACGCAGCAGCCGCTGGGTGGTAAGGCGCAGTTCGGTGGTCAGCGCTTCGGTGAGATGGAGGTCTGGGCGCTTGAAGCTTACGGCGCCGCCTACACCTTGCAGGAAATGCTGACGGTGAAGTCGGATGACGTCGCGGGCCGGACCAAGGTCTACGAAAGCATCGTGAAGGGTGAGGACAACTTCGAGGCCGGTGTCCCGGAATCGTTCAACGTTCTCGTCAAGGAGGTCCGCGGATTGGGCCTCAACATGGAACTCCTGGATGCGGAGGACGAAGAAGGCGGCATCGCGGCGGAGTAA
- the rplA gene encoding 50S ribosomal protein L1, translated as MGKMGKRFAAAKAAVEGKENLSVEEAVALLKGNSKTKFDETIEIAMKLGVDPRHADQMVRGTVNLPNGTGKTVRVAVFARGPKADEATAAGADIVGAEDLMETVQGGTIEFDRCIATPDMMPIVGRLGKVLGPRNLMPNPKIGTVTMDVKEAVEAAKGGQVQFKAEKAGVVHAGVGKVSFTEAQLVENIRAFVDAVSKAKPTGAKGSYMQKINLTSTMGPGVSLNIDNATGN; from the coding sequence ATGGGTAAAATGGGAAAACGCTTCGCCGCTGCAAAAGCAGCCGTTGAAGGCAAAGAGAACCTGTCCGTTGAAGAGGCCGTCGCGCTTCTGAAGGGCAACTCCAAGACCAAGTTCGATGAAACCATCGAGATCGCGATGAAGCTGGGTGTTGACCCGCGCCACGCCGACCAGATGGTCCGCGGCACGGTGAACCTGCCCAACGGCACCGGCAAGACGGTCCGTGTGGCCGTGTTCGCCCGCGGCCCCAAGGCCGATGAAGCCACGGCGGCTGGCGCGGATATCGTCGGTGCCGAGGATCTGATGGAAACCGTCCAGGGCGGCACCATCGAGTTTGATCGCTGCATCGCCACGCCCGACATGATGCCCATCGTGGGTCGTCTGGGTAAGGTGCTTGGCCCCCGGAACCTGATGCCGAACCCGAAGATCGGCACGGTGACCATGGACGTCAAAGAGGCCGTTGAAGCCGCCAAGGGCGGTCAGGTCCAGTTCAAGGCCGAGAAGGCCGGCGTGGTGCACGCGGGCGTCGGCAAAGTCTCGTTCACCGAGGCGCAGCTGGTCGAGAACATCCGCGCCTTCGTGGATGCCGTCTCCAAGGCGAAGCCTACGGGTGCCAAGGGATCGTACATGCAGAAGATCAACCTGACCTCCACCATGGGGCCGGGCGTATCTTTGAACATCGACAACGCGACGGGCAACTAA
- the rplL gene encoding 50S ribosomal protein L7/L12 — protein sequence MADLKKLAEEIVGLTLLEAQELKTILKDEYGIEPAAGGAVMMAGPADGGGAAAEEQTEFDVVLKNAGASKINVIKEVRGITGLGLKEAKDLVEAGGKIKEGVDKAEAEEVKAKLEAAGAEVELA from the coding sequence ATGGCTGATCTGAAGAAACTCGCAGAAGAGATCGTTGGTCTGACCCTCCTGGAAGCCCAGGAACTGAAGACCATCCTGAAAGACGAATACGGCATCGAGCCCGCCGCTGGCGGCGCCGTGATGATGGCTGGCCCTGCAGATGGTGGCGGTGCCGCTGCTGAAGAGCAGACCGAATTCGACGTCGTTCTGAAGAACGCCGGCGCCTCCAAGATCAACGTGATCAAGGAAGTTCGCGGCATCACGGGCCTTGGCCTGAAAGAAGCAAAAGACCTGGTCGAAGCCGGTGGCAAGATCAAAGAAGGCGTCGACAAGGCGGAAGCCGAAGAAGTCAAAGCCAAGCTGGAAGCAGCTGGCGCCGAGGTCGAGCTGGCCTAA